One Stenotrophomonas sp. SAU14A_NAIMI4_5 DNA segment encodes these proteins:
- a CDS encoding polysaccharide biosynthesis/export family protein, protein MTNTTPRLLAAALTALVLSGCALAPGQHLRRSDVSIDRHSGDGQLEIVTITPKLIAQESAARAQKSLPAALFDYQPAPYKVGAGDILYVTVWDHPELTVPAGPQQQGTLAGRLVQSDGSMFYPYIGKVMASGKTPMELREEISNRLAKYVESPQVDVSVLTYGSQRVWVTGAAQRSSPIALGTSPLTLADAISQAGLDNLQADLSGIQLSREGVTYNINLETLAREFGGRQLLLKDGDSIFVPYLDRKEIFVVGEVNQPGAYSFRTGDVSLNQALGRARGIMQQTANGNAVYVIRGSTDLQQEPSMVYQLEARSPTAFAAGSQFHLQPGDVVFVGAAGVSRWNRFVNQLLPFTNILYNAARTGTEVRDN, encoded by the coding sequence ATGACCAACACCACCCCTCGCCTTCTTGCCGCCGCACTCACTGCGCTGGTGCTTTCCGGCTGCGCGCTCGCACCCGGCCAGCACCTGCGCCGCAGCGACGTATCCATTGACCGCCACAGCGGCGATGGCCAGCTGGAAATTGTCACCATCACTCCGAAGTTGATCGCACAGGAAAGTGCCGCGCGCGCGCAGAAGTCGCTGCCGGCTGCGTTGTTCGACTACCAACCTGCACCCTACAAGGTTGGCGCCGGCGACATTCTGTACGTCACCGTGTGGGATCACCCGGAACTGACGGTTCCGGCGGGCCCTCAGCAGCAAGGCACGTTGGCCGGCCGCCTCGTGCAGAGTGACGGCTCGATGTTCTACCCCTATATCGGCAAGGTGATGGCCTCTGGCAAGACGCCGATGGAGCTCCGGGAAGAGATCAGCAATCGCCTGGCCAAGTACGTTGAGTCGCCCCAGGTGGATGTGTCTGTCCTCACCTATGGCAGTCAGCGCGTCTGGGTCACCGGCGCTGCCCAGCGATCCTCGCCCATCGCACTTGGCACCTCGCCGCTGACACTGGCCGACGCGATCAGCCAGGCCGGCTTGGACAACCTGCAGGCCGACCTGTCGGGCATCCAGCTCAGCCGCGAAGGTGTGACGTACAACATCAATCTGGAAACCCTTGCCCGCGAGTTTGGCGGCCGCCAGCTGCTGCTCAAGGATGGTGACTCGATCTTCGTCCCTTATCTGGATCGCAAGGAAATCTTCGTGGTGGGCGAGGTCAATCAGCCTGGCGCGTACAGTTTCCGCACGGGTGACGTCTCGCTGAACCAGGCACTCGGTCGCGCGCGAGGGATCATGCAGCAGACTGCCAATGGCAATGCGGTGTACGTCATCCGCGGCAGCACCGACCTGCAGCAGGAGCCGTCAATGGTCTACCAGCTGGAGGCGCGCTCGCCCACCGCATTCGCGGCCGGCAGCCAGTTCCACCTGCAGCCGGGCGACGTGGTATTCGTCGGCGCCGCCGGCGTCAGCCGCTGGAACCGCTTCGTGAACCAGCTGCTGCCCTTTACCAACATCCTGTACAACGCAGCGCGTACCGGAACCGAAGTCAGGGACAACTGA
- a CDS encoding response regulator, whose product MTDDPLRVLMVEDQSDLREMIGLALRDFGIDVATTSDGHEAVALMQRGERFDVVFSDVSMPNGMSGIELSEHVARDQPHARMILSSGYARSQLPPLPDQVEFLPKPYRLRQLVELLKQD is encoded by the coding sequence ATGACTGATGACCCGCTCCGCGTATTGATGGTGGAGGACCAGTCCGATCTGCGCGAGATGATCGGCCTGGCGCTGCGCGATTTCGGCATCGATGTGGCAACCACGTCCGATGGCCACGAAGCCGTCGCCCTGATGCAGCGCGGCGAGCGCTTCGATGTGGTGTTCAGCGACGTCAGCATGCCCAACGGCATGTCCGGCATCGAGCTGAGCGAGCACGTGGCCCGCGACCAGCCGCACGCGCGGATGATCCTTTCTTCAGGGTATGCGCGCTCGCAGCTGCCGCCGTTGCCCGACCAGGTGGAGTTCCTGCCCAAGCCCTACCGGCTGCGCCAGCTGGTGGAGCTGTTGAAGCAGGATTGA
- a CDS encoding PAS domain-containing sensor histidine kinase → MLTDTSRQLRLLIDSVRDHALYLLDPQGMVCSWNPGAERIKGYRADEVIGTHFSRFYLADEREAGEPQRLLHLAAQNGHVASEGWRVRRDGSSFRASIVIEAVRENGELLGFVKITRDITEHWQAQRLLRDAQRALRQTQQFETVGRLSRGLSHEFNNLLTTVGNALDLLSMRLGSDARAAELLTTAQAATDRGALLTRQLLAFSTGQTLIRETLDINQQIREWLPGLRSACPPGVTVEAALAPGLPLLSTDPLQLQTALANLVANAADATLGGGRVLVATALEHRLDPDADTALQRRYVTLSVCDEGHGMAPDIAERATEPFFTTKDIGKGSGLGLSQVFGFTTQSGGFVDVSTTPGVGTTVSLLLPAMEDPAHD, encoded by the coding sequence GTGCTTACGGACACGTCCCGACAACTGCGATTGCTGATCGACAGCGTTCGCGACCATGCCCTGTACCTGCTCGATCCTCAGGGTATGGTCTGCAGCTGGAACCCGGGCGCCGAGCGGATCAAGGGCTACCGTGCCGACGAAGTCATCGGCACCCACTTCAGCCGCTTCTACCTGGCCGATGAACGCGAGGCCGGCGAGCCGCAGCGCCTGCTGCACCTGGCCGCACAGAACGGCCACGTGGCCAGCGAGGGCTGGCGGGTACGCCGCGATGGCTCGTCGTTCAGGGCCAGCATCGTCATCGAGGCGGTGCGCGAGAACGGCGAGCTGCTGGGTTTCGTCAAGATCACCCGCGACATCACCGAGCACTGGCAGGCCCAGCGCCTGCTGCGCGACGCCCAGCGCGCCCTGCGCCAGACCCAGCAGTTCGAGACCGTGGGCCGGCTCAGCCGCGGCCTGTCGCACGAGTTCAACAACCTGCTGACCACGGTCGGCAACGCGCTGGACCTGCTGTCGATGCGCCTGGGCAGTGACGCCCGCGCCGCCGAACTGCTGACCACCGCGCAAGCTGCCACCGACCGTGGCGCCCTGCTGACACGGCAGCTGCTGGCCTTCAGCACCGGCCAGACCCTGATCCGCGAGACGCTGGACATCAACCAGCAGATCCGCGAGTGGCTGCCCGGGCTGCGCAGCGCCTGCCCGCCCGGGGTCACCGTGGAAGCAGCACTGGCGCCGGGCCTGCCCCTGCTCAGCACCGACCCGTTGCAGCTGCAGACCGCACTTGCCAACCTGGTCGCCAACGCTGCCGACGCTACGCTCGGCGGTGGCCGCGTGCTGGTGGCCACCGCGCTTGAGCATCGGCTGGATCCAGACGCGGACACCGCGCTGCAGCGTCGATATGTGACACTAAGCGTCTGCGACGAGGGCCACGGCATGGCCCCGGACATCGCTGAACGGGCCACCGAGCCCTTCTTTACGACCAAGGACATCGGCAAAGGCAGCGGCCTGGGCCTCAGCCAGGTGTTCGGTTTCACTACCCAGAGCGGCGGCTTCGTTGATGTGTCCACCACGCCCGGTGTCGGCACCACGGTCAGCCTGCTGCTACCCGCAATGGAGGACCCCGCCCATGACTGA
- a CDS encoding phosphatase PAP2 family protein — protein sequence MMTLWESLSALGDSRALLPLAVILALFLPATFRPLQWRWAAAIAVVASVTLASKIAFMGWGLGVESWDFTGISGHAAMSSTLYPVVFWLLASGRSRQPSAWAITGAVLALAIAWSRVPLRAHSLSEIIVGLGIGFAASLWVLRGMRLTGMNLAVRAYAVLLAIAAAVATPTLLADLHTHDVVKATAKALSGRERALERDNLRSSTSPVGNRH from the coding sequence ATGATGACTCTCTGGGAGAGCCTGTCCGCCCTCGGCGACAGCCGCGCCCTGCTCCCGCTCGCCGTGATTCTGGCGTTGTTCCTGCCCGCCACATTCCGCCCACTGCAGTGGCGATGGGCCGCGGCCATCGCCGTGGTCGCCAGCGTCACACTGGCCAGCAAGATCGCCTTCATGGGCTGGGGCCTGGGTGTGGAGTCATGGGATTTCACCGGCATTTCCGGCCATGCCGCGATGTCCAGCACGCTTTATCCGGTGGTCTTCTGGTTGCTCGCCAGCGGCCGCAGCCGTCAGCCATCGGCCTGGGCGATCACCGGTGCCGTGCTCGCCCTGGCGATCGCGTGGTCGAGAGTACCGCTGCGCGCACATTCCCTTTCCGAGATCATCGTCGGGCTCGGAATCGGCTTTGCCGCGTCGCTCTGGGTGTTACGCGGCATGCGTTTGACTGGAATGAATCTGGCCGTGCGCGCCTATGCGGTGCTGCTGGCCATTGCGGCAGCTGTTGCCACCCCGACATTGCTGGCGGACCTGCACACCCATGACGTCGTCAAAGCCACAGCAAAGGCACTATCCGGCCGCGAGCGGGCGCTCGAACGTGACAACCTCCGCAGTTCGACCTCGCCAGTTGGTAACCGCCATTGA
- a CDS encoding DUF3827 domain-containing protein, with product MNNPGTRKPSWRQSRGLWIVIGVALAIFVVTLFMRW from the coding sequence ATGAACAACCCCGGCACCCGTAAGCCCTCCTGGCGCCAGAGCAGAGGGTTGTGGATCGTCATCGGCGTGGCCTTGGCCATTTTCGTGGTGACGCTGTTCATGCGCTGGTAA